TTTTTCTGGTTGCCTCATTCAGACACATTAGAATCGTTCCGACTTAAGTCAGCTATCTAAATTCCTTACTATTCCAAAACAAATAAGGTGTAGAAGGCAATTTAAATGGATATATAATTTGTCCACTAAAAGCCATTGTTGAGAAATTGTCCACCAGTGACCCTTTCACCTCCTTTGATATGCACTTGGGATAACTCACGCCAACGAGGTGTAGTAAAGCCATAGTATTTTTACTCATGTTTCAGTGTTCCGTAAAATGTCTATAAGCTTTGCTCAAACATGGACCATCACCTCTACTCTTGTTCAAACCCTTTGTCTTGTCCTCCTATCATCTATCAGCTCATCAACTCATAATCCCCTACCCTAGCATACCCTAAGAGTAGTCGTTGAACTGTGATTATTTTCATAGTTGTATGTTTCGGAGTATATAGTGGACCTATTATGTCTGCTGCTGGTCCATATATATTTACACTGGTTGTTCCCACTTCCCCTTGATTTGTTCATCAGTAACACCTTCCTCTCTCCGTGCGTGCAGCCATTGTTCCGGTATCTTTGTTTCTGTTTTCTTGTTTTGCTAATGGCAAGATGTGTTGCCTATATCGGAGTCTTTATTCTTATGATGTTATGGTGTTTGTGGTATTCACAGAGCTGCTTTCAGAGGATGGATTCTGAAGTGGCCAACTTGCATCAATGGAGTGTGGTAGAGGAGACTGTTATAGCACAGTTTGAGAAGCCTCTGACTAAATCATCTTGTCTAGGTTACTTCTCTTAATTTATACTTTATAGTATCAATATATCTTTGCTTGTCATTTTCACGTTTTCTTGTTGGGAGCTTTCATAGCTAGTCACTGAAATTGTAAATTTGATAGTTTTGTTTATCAGCATTTTAACAGTTTATACATTATATGATCAAAACTTGTGAGCATTTATCGCCTAATTTTGTTGATGCTTCAAAGTTCTAATAATAGGGATCGTAGTCTATTGACCCAAGCATCATTCTATATCTTCTCCTTGCAAGCTGCATTCTCTGTACCAAGCAATGGCACAAGTAGTTGCTTGGAACTTGATCTCTGAGGGAATTTCCAATTTCCAATTTCTAATTTTTAGAATATGGGTGACATGCCGGTTTTTGTATGATGAGCCTTTCGTCTGTCCACAATTGCACAAACCCCACGTATGTTATTCTGGAAATTCAGTTTCTACATGATCATTCCCATTTCCACCCATGTGTCTTTAGCCATCTGAGCTTGTAGAGGTTAGCCATTTTATAGAAGTTGGGAGAAATAATACACAAGTTGGGAAACACTTGAAAATCGCAGAATTTAATCTCGATCTAGTATTCTGTTTTGGCTAATTATTCTCTTTCCCTCTCGGTTTAGATTACATACAAAGTAGGACATATTAATGTGCTTGTAGCCCTTTCCGAACCCAGCTTATATTCTTAAATTCCACAAACTTTATTCATTTATCTCATGTGAATCTGTATGACTCTACTGGTAATGTGGTACTCCTTAATTTCTTTGTTTCTCTGTTTTTCTTACAACTCTTAAAGTCCATCTTCATGAGAACCTTACATTTCCCCCACTTCTATAGACCTGTGCACAACCCCACCCCATCTAGGCATGAAGCAAAAAAGGAGACCAAGGGAGTAATTTTCATTGATGCTTTTGACGGAGTTTGACACACCCACAGTTACTGGTCTGTTCATCAATCTCCGACGATAGTAAGTTTCAATATTCCGGAGAGGACTCACACTATGAGCATGTTTGTTATAAACTTATGAAAGAAAATGGAAAGGAAATCCGTAAGAATGGGAACCAATATTAGCTATTATCATTTATTGTTGATTGGTATACTTCAGAAGAGGAATCACTTGTAACAAATTGGTGATTGAGGAGGATAACAATTTTGTTACCATAGGGTTGGTTGGGAGAATGGGAGAGGTAACAAATGGTGGTAATGGTCACCCTTAAGGGCACGCTTAGATTGGGTGTAATGGGTTATgagggtaataaaagtcaaaccaccataataaaaggacaatgaaggtggttgcaaggagggtggtgtagtggtattgtgatgagaagttgtggtagtggtggtgttgtgaggagaagggaggaagggggGAAGTAATTACCCCAAATGAGGATAATAATTaccctagtgggatggtgggtaactattTCCCCCATGATGAGGTTATTTGTTCCccctttccttttattttcttcttgccaacACTACCTTGTTTCTTTGCCACCATTTCATCCCCTCATCATTACCTTCAATTaccttagtttgacttttattacccctttaatacattaccctcaatccaagcatgccctaaGAAAAGAATTGTGTTATCACTCCTCTCGTACCAAATATTAGATAAAGGAAATAGTTAAGTGATTCCATTTCCTTCGCTTAGAAACACTATACCAAATATGGTCTATGTGTAATTGAAACGCATGTGATATGTAATCCCATCTTCACATGTGGAAACAATCCCAAGAGTTCGATTATTGTCTTGTTTACCTTACTCTCATGTACATACAAGATTTCATAAAAGCTGAAATTTTTTGGCTCTAACCGAAATACTTACAAATTGTATGTTGTAGTAGGCCGAATCAGAATATAAATGTAAAATTTAtatgttaaaaataaaataaaataggatATAAAGAACTTTCCCAAATGCactaaaatgaaaaatctaAATAACTTCCGAAAACAGATGGATGCAATATAGTCGGACTTCTTATTGCATACTCCGTACTTGGTGTTTACCTAAATGGTTAGTGGTtgaggaaaaaggaaaaaggaaaagacaatGTACTGCAATAAATTAACTTTCCTAAGTTCTTTACTACTGTTCTCCTTAGAATATAAAATTCTTTACTACTGTTCTcctgaaaaagaaataaaagaattctTTACTACTGTATTCCTTATTTTGCGGAAATATGGTTGCAACATTTTTTTCCAACAGTCAATCTGGTTGCTTTAAATTCTTCTGgtaaaaggggaaaaaaaaagtGATCTTACAGAAATCTATCATCTTTTGCATTAATtgttacttttattttattttttatcactCTCTCCCTCCTTTATGTATTTTTCTACTTCTTCCGTTCCGTAAAAATGTTCCGATTTCTACTTTTACGTTTGTCAATGTACATTTTGTATcatttaaaaattataaaattttgatattattaaaatacttattgAGTAGAATCAAACAAACTCcacataaatatattttttcttatgtaCTGAAAATAATCTAGAAAATTCTTGCAactgtgaatagtgtcaaaattatAAACTTGAACATCATTGTGGAAACGAGGGAGTATGAGATATCCTTTTAATATTTACCATTTCgattatttctttttatattgtaACCTAGATTCCTCTACTATTTTGTCAAAAATCTTGTCAAAcgattattttaatcaattaaacTAGTTTGTGGCCCGGGCGTTGTCTCGGTTTCTTActtttattcgagtttatttattttgtaaataCGTGCACATATAGATGGAGTCGACATCAAATGACATCGAATTACGGTGTTGACACAAGAttagtggccgatcaacaaacttcccaaatatgaaatcccacattcgaaaatcaaaacaaagttaGATACTTTTCTTCATAATTAGTTGATTTATTACaccattttttgttttttgttttttgtttttgaggcTTAAGCTAGAAAAGTAATAACGGTACATTTACAAATTAAGTAATCACTCCCTTTTTGTCTTTTTgtttttgcattcacttttatttaatgtattatttaacgtcaaaaaaatatatatgtttaTATAGAAAGATATAACATAATTTGCGGTTGGCTAAGATGGTaggaagtgtaacttttaacaaagaggtctgGTGCTTGATCCTTTTTACATGTTTTTGGTTGTAATGACAAGTCTTGATGCTAattagtggtgacgtggcgtaatgAGGAGAGGTATACATGAGAAGTATACATTCTTCctaacgccttttaatatattagtatagattcatGGATTGTTAAATCTCTCACTCTTTTCTGTTGGTGTATTAAATCTCTCACTCTTTTCCAATGTCAGGATTTTGATGAAAGTgaaaataatattgataaacttaatttgtttaattaattgttaaatcATATGCGTGATACGAAGCGTAAAGATTAAAAAGAGAAGGAGAGGATAGGAAAGAAAAGTAGGCGGACTACCTAGCTCCTCCTTTCGGAGTTCCTGActcagttaaaaaaaaaaaaaacgaatttcAAACACTAATGATAAATTTAAGACGAGTGTAAAATAACTATTGTAACACTATAAAGAGTTAACTCAAAATACTTAGAAGTTACCCGGTATAACGTAAAAGACTCGTGTTTTATATGGACAAAGAAAATAACGTAAAAGACTCGTGTTTTATATGGATAAAAAAATTTCttttacggagtaataaaaattgtcaattcaaaatcactcataaatagggatggcaatgggtaggGTCTGGGTAGGGTCTAGTAATATCCGGACCCGGACCCTAACTTTTTGACATATACCCATATcctacccttaccctatagggtctaAAATTATAAGACCCTTACCTGGACCCTATGGGTCCGacagggtatgggtagggtctaGGGTCTTATGCGGGTCCGCGTtaaactataacttttatttccttttttgtatgcaattatatgtaatatgcaaaaataatacaagAACAACGAGTAATATggcattttaaaacaaataaatagctaGTCTTCAAAAATTATCCTTGTCTTTCCTTAAATACAATACATTTTAAAGTACGAAGCTCATAAGTTACAAAATCCCACATTCTTAACTACACAACATTAATGTTAATAAATAGGCATCCATATAGTACTTTAGTAGTAGTTATTGTCCATATCATCATCTACTTCATCATCAAGACCTTACAAAAAAAGTGAAgtacataaaaataacaaaatttaagCGGGTCTAAATATAGGGTATGGGTATGGTATGGGTCTTAAGGGTCCGGGGGTAGGGTACGGGTAGGGTACGGGTCTGAAAAATTAAGACCCTTACCCTACCCTAAAAAAACAGCATAtgcccataccctacccttaccctatagggtctaAAAAATAAAGACCCATACCCTAATTTTAGGGTAGGGTCCGACAGGGTCCAGGTAGGGTCCTGGACCCGCTGCCATCCCTGCTCATAATGTATAAATAACCATATACTCATATAGTAGTAACATTTACAAAGTAAAATCACTTCATAACCTAAAAGGTTATCAAAAACTGATTTAAAAAGTTAATTCGATGTACAatatataaatttattgtacagcAGGTGCAAGCAATATAATAAGTTTTGAACAGTAGCTATATAAGCTAATAGATAGAGTACAGCAGTAGGTATTAAATGTTGCAATTCAGTGCAATGTGTTCCATCTACTGCTAACATTAACCTTAAATCCATGTTTCATATGCAGAATGACTGATAAATCTGGTTCAACATCTTGTCCATGAACCACATGAAACTTATAGTTATGAATCAATGTTGCACCTACCATTTTCATTTGAGTCAAAGCCACCTCCTTCCCTAGACAAGTCCGGGGACCGGCGTTGAACGATAAGAACTTATGTGGTGGTTCATACTTGATCTTCCCTTCCTTTGTAATCCATCTCTCCGGCTTAAACTCGAAACAATCTTCTCCCCATATACCCTTCATTCGTGCCATGGCGTACAATGAAAACAGGATTTTCGTGTTTTGGGTTACATGATGGCCACTTGGTAGAGTATCAGGTTGGATTGGAGATTTGTGTTGGAATGGAACAGGTGGGTATAACCTTAAAGATTCACATATTGCTGCATGTAGATAGGTTAACTTGTTGGTTTCTTCTATTTGGAAAACATGCCATTGATTTTGTAAGACGAGTGTTCCTTTTAGTTCATCTCTTACCTTATCTTCAACTCTAGGGTTTTGTGACATTAGCCAAAAAAACCATGTTAGAGCTGAACTGGTTGTGTCTCTTCCTGCAAGCATCAGGTTTAAGATGGTATCTCTTAAGAACTTGTCGTCGTTCACGTTGATCCCACTCGTTTCCACTTGTTCTTTTAGGAACGACGTTAACAGATCCACACCTTCTTCTTCtttgtcttcttcttcttcttcttcttcttcttcttcttcttcttgttgATGTTGACGTTTCATTGATATAATGGAATCAATGAAGTGATCAAGAACTTTCCAAGCTTGGGTTAGTTTATGAGCTTGCCCTAATCCAAGCCACTTTTGAAGCTTCCAGAAGTTATCAGGGAGGATATGTCGATGAGCAATGGCTTCCTCAGCATCATCTAAGGCTTTAGAGAACGGAACATCGGGGAATTCGAGGGAAAGACAACCCGGGTCATGGCCAGTAACTAGCAAGCATGTGGTATCAAAGGTAAGCCTTTGAAACACATCTTGTAAGTCTAATACAAGACCATCTTTATAGGCATGTTGGAGTATAGGAACCAACCCCTTTTGTACCTTATTGTACGTAACTTTAACTAAAAATCTAATGAATCTCTTGTGATTGATCAAAGACCTCATGATTTTCCTTTGAAACTTCCACAAATCTCCATCGGAGTTGAAGATTCCAGCACCTAGGATGTCGAATATCCTAAGGAACTCTTCTCCTTTGGGATAATTAGTGAAGTTTGTGCTCATTACATATTGGATATTAGCTGGATCGGCCGTAATTAAGGCGTCCAT
This genomic stretch from Spinacia oleracea cultivar Varoflay chromosome 3, BTI_SOV_V1, whole genome shotgun sequence harbors:
- the LOC110775538 gene encoding alkane hydroxylase MAH1; the protein is MEMGSISIQYPELFVAFICFLVTCFLTRNGLPWNWPFLGMLPSVLIHLHRVHSRCVDLMQQSNCNFLLLGPWFANMDALITADPANIQYVMSTNFTNYPKGEEFLRIFDILGAGIFNSDGDLWKFQRKIMRSLINHKRFIRFLVKVTYNKVQKGLVPILQHAYKDGLVLDLQDVFQRLTFDTTCLLVTGHDPGCLSLEFPDVPFSKALDDAEEAIAHRHILPDNFWKLQKWLGLGQAHKLTQAWKVLDHFIDSIISMKRQHQQEEEEEEEEEEEEDKEEEGVDLLTSFLKEQVETSGINVNDDKFLRDTILNLMLAGRDTTSSALTWFFWLMSQNPRVEDKVRDELKGTLVLQNQWHVFQIEETNKLTYLHAAICESLRLYPPVPFQHKSPIQPDTLPSGHHVTQNTKILFSLYAMARMKGIWGEDCFEFKPERWITKEGKIKYEPPHKFLSFNAGPRTCLGKEVALTQMKMVGATLIHNYKFHVVHGQDVEPDLSVILHMKHGFKVNVSSRWNTLH